From the genome of Candidatus Eisenbacteria bacterium, one region includes:
- a CDS encoding T9SS type A sorting domain-containing protein, producing the protein MKRILTLIASTVSLLLVAMLASATQFPPGPDGPGGACEDSVVIRQIQDTTFTCAAASGDTLAGVTGTVTAFDKDFSPFAFWIQTSTAGPWQGVQVFTGSFNYFSTVTPESPGLSNGGLVLGSQVRVSGRKLEFTGPFTELTDYDNGQGTNDIVIFETGTAAVPGYYVGDVDQFNWVPALATNGEPYEGMLVKLRGPLVVGRIAGLGVGSRTMLVSHASFPGDTAALDGFSLSNIPALAVGTVIDSAQGVMHQAVISGVSSYRILMRGSEDLFASAPPTLVDAYPIEDNIIRLQFDRDLNQASADSVQKYSLASFGTINSATLEGGSGKFVQLNVSNGLFDGDAETVTASDIRSAAGLKMPAPQSRSFANGVMSLRTLQLPDAAGLGGAPCADRSRFALATGGSGTRISYRGTVVAAFGTVYYLADEDNVNLRSAMPVFAPPSPLTVGRRYLIAGQLQEFNGISTSVPGGLTEGVTTVYLKDEGVGVIPTPRTQTIAVLSDTTCDVAQSLTNGEDYEGMLVRVQYARITEDRLPGEGFFIAGPAPGFADTMLVSNQSSSYAFDPDSAHTVTVTGLLNYREGTRPFRISPRNDADIADHGLNVGVGAGEVQQLRFAVGPNPSRNPRLTFALPKGTNVDIGVFDVSGRRVGEIFKGYLPAGTYQRDWNRSGKNALGAGMYFLRLKTDDASQIARAVLLQ; encoded by the coding sequence ATGAAGCGAATTCTCACCCTCATCGCGAGCACGGTCAGCCTGCTGCTGGTCGCCATGCTCGCCTCGGCGACGCAGTTTCCGCCCGGCCCCGACGGCCCGGGTGGTGCGTGCGAGGACTCGGTGGTGATCCGTCAGATCCAGGACACCACCTTCACGTGCGCGGCGGCGTCCGGCGACACGCTGGCCGGCGTGACCGGCACCGTCACCGCCTTCGACAAGGACTTCTCGCCGTTCGCATTCTGGATTCAGACCAGCACGGCGGGACCGTGGCAGGGCGTTCAGGTCTTCACCGGTTCTTTCAACTACTTCAGCACGGTGACGCCGGAGTCGCCCGGGCTTTCGAACGGCGGGCTGGTGCTCGGAAGCCAGGTGCGCGTGAGCGGTCGCAAGCTCGAGTTCACCGGCCCGTTCACCGAGCTGACCGACTACGACAATGGACAGGGCACCAACGACATCGTCATCTTCGAGACCGGAACCGCAGCGGTGCCGGGCTACTATGTCGGTGACGTCGATCAGTTCAACTGGGTGCCCGCACTCGCCACCAACGGCGAGCCGTACGAAGGCATGCTGGTCAAGCTCCGTGGACCGCTGGTGGTGGGCCGTATTGCCGGTCTCGGCGTCGGCTCGCGCACCATGCTCGTGTCGCACGCTTCGTTCCCCGGCGACACCGCGGCACTCGACGGCTTCTCGCTCTCGAATATTCCGGCGCTCGCCGTCGGTACCGTGATCGACTCGGCTCAGGGTGTCATGCACCAGGCGGTCATCAGCGGAGTCTCCTCGTACCGCATCCTGATGCGCGGCTCCGAGGACCTGTTCGCCTCGGCCCCGCCAACCCTGGTGGACGCGTATCCGATCGAGGACAACATCATCCGTCTGCAGTTCGATCGTGATCTGAATCAGGCGAGTGCCGACAGTGTGCAGAAGTACTCGCTCGCCTCGTTCGGAACCATCAACTCGGCAACGCTCGAAGGCGGATCCGGCAAGTTCGTTCAGCTCAATGTCTCGAACGGACTCTTCGATGGAGACGCGGAGACGGTGACTGCCAGCGATATCCGCTCGGCCGCGGGCCTCAAGATGCCGGCACCTCAGTCGCGCAGCTTCGCGAACGGCGTGATGTCGCTTCGCACGCTCCAGCTGCCGGACGCAGCCGGGCTCGGCGGCGCTCCGTGTGCCGATCGCTCGCGCTTCGCCCTCGCCACCGGCGGCTCCGGTACGCGCATTTCCTATCGCGGTACCGTGGTCGCGGCCTTCGGAACGGTCTACTACCTCGCCGACGAGGACAACGTGAACCTGCGTTCGGCCATGCCGGTGTTCGCTCCGCCGTCACCGCTCACGGTCGGTCGCCGTTACCTGATCGCGGGACAGCTGCAGGAGTTCAACGGCATCAGCACGAGCGTCCCGGGCGGGCTGACCGAAGGCGTCACCACCGTGTACCTGAAGGACGAGGGTGTCGGCGTGATTCCGACTCCGCGCACTCAGACGATCGCGGTCCTCAGCGACACCACCTGCGATGTGGCGCAGTCGCTCACCAATGGCGAGGACTACGAAGGCATGCTGGTGCGCGTGCAGTACGCGCGGATCACCGAGGACCGGCTCCCGGGCGAAGGCTTCTTCATCGCCGGGCCGGCACCCGGGTTCGCGGACACGATGCTGGTCTCGAACCAGAGCAGCTCGTACGCGTTCGATCCGGATTCGGCTCACACCGTCACCGTCACCGGATTGCTGAACTACCGCGAAGGCACGCGGCCGTTCCGCATCTCGCCGCGCAACGATGCGGACATCGCCGATCACGGCCTCAACGTCGGCGTGGGCGCCGGAGAAGTGCAGCAGCTGCGCTTCGCCGTCGGCCCGAACCCGTCGCGTAACCCGCGTCTCACGTTCGCGCTGCCGAAGGGCACGAACGTCGACATCGGCGTCTTCGACGTCTCGGGTCGTCGTGTGGGCGAGATCTTCAAGGGTTACCTGCCGGCGGGCACCTACCAGCGTGACTGGAACCGCTCGGGCAAGAACGCGCTCGGCGCCGGGATGTACTTCCTGCGACTCAAGACCGACGACGCGTCGCAGATCGCGCGCGCCGTGTTGCTGCAGTAG
- a CDS encoding acyl-CoA thioesterase, giving the protein MNLPATTDRNRDARTVRDSATEMTQLVLPQHANVHGTLLGGTVMHWIDLAAAVVANRHSRRPVVTAAFDEMSFEAPINIGQLALIHAHITLVDRSSMEIRVDVESEDLLSGERRHTATAFVTFVALDPVTHRPAPVPTLTLESDDERAEHARAQERRRLRLARRQAARAGA; this is encoded by the coding sequence ATGAACCTGCCCGCGACCACCGATCGGAACCGCGATGCCCGCACCGTGCGCGACTCCGCGACCGAGATGACGCAGCTGGTCCTGCCCCAGCACGCGAACGTGCACGGCACGCTGCTCGGCGGAACGGTCATGCACTGGATCGACCTGGCGGCGGCGGTGGTGGCCAACCGACACTCGCGTCGCCCGGTGGTGACCGCGGCATTCGACGAGATGTCGTTCGAAGCGCCGATCAACATCGGGCAGCTGGCACTGATTCACGCACACATCACGCTGGTGGACCGCAGCAGCATGGAGATCCGGGTGGACGTCGAGTCGGAGGATCTGTTGAGCGGGGAGCGGCGTCACACGGCCACCGCGTTCGTCACCTTCGTGGCGCTCGATCCGGTGACCCATCGGCCGGCACCGGTGCCGACACTGACACTCGAGAGCGATGACGAACGCGCCGAGCACGCGCGCGCACAGGAACGCCGCAGACTCAGGCTCGCACGCCGCCAGGCCGCGCGCGCGGGCGCCTAG
- a CDS encoding dihydrolipoamide succinyltransferase, with translation MAISIVVPQLGESVAEGTVSRWLKNAGDRVRKEEPLVEIQTDKINVEIPSPADGVLSEILIKEGTTVLVGTEIARLSGGEEAAAPAKPAAAVASASA, from the coding sequence ATGGCGATCTCGATCGTCGTCCCGCAGCTCGGTGAAAGCGTCGCCGAGGGGACGGTCTCGCGCTGGCTCAAGAACGCCGGTGACCGCGTACGTAAGGAAGAGCCGCTGGTCGAGATCCAGACCGACAAGATCAACGTCGAGATCCCGTCACCGGCCGATGGCGTGCTGAGCGAGATCCTGATCAAGGAAGGCACGACGGTGTTGGTGGGGACCGAGATCGCGCGGCTGAGCGGCGGCGAAGAGGCCGCGGCGCCCGCGAAACCCGCGGCGGCCGTCGCGAGTGCGAGCGC